In Spodoptera frugiperda isolate SF20-4 chromosome 13, AGI-APGP_CSIRO_Sfru_2.0, whole genome shotgun sequence, the following are encoded in one genomic region:
- the LOC118270184 gene encoding uncharacterized protein LOC118270184 isoform X1, producing MFSVFVVFVFLSFIVQSTNCERRIFNGTRALGEPKFLVYFIKAPHSPKNYVGWICGGAIIHPLYVLTSAACINDVRHVFAIAGYNKYVKTEDMDKDECTKRTKKRVVARAYQKDINKTPSQKHWNSRDISLAKVESPYNFRDPVYTRYCSYMPASIKVNFNRDFEMPGTEVITYGWGHKNYFRQRADLNDHNARFANYASTVVIDKELCKKMLVGHSDLQLNVEYFLICTAGEGSLDESGKMSQGPATPRAFNGSTPGIYQSVWSRDNLNNRKTNHTDFTDMRRHGPCQNDHGGPLVTWIGGREYIIGVATGFQVNKHMQCVAPYLYTSTFSNGEFIYCVLRNTRRSSQCDIQSEQKGYEIVEEDISWNITSNIARSAHLEDMTPVVDNTNVKKKTNISEPWKNDNYFLNLRARNHTDDKT from the exons ATGTTTTctgtttttgtagtttttgtatTTCTCTCTTTCATAGTACAAT ctACTAACTGTGAACGCAGAATTTTTAACGGCACCAGAGCACTTGGTGAACCAAAATTTTTG gtatattttataaaagcgCCGCATTCACCAAAGAACTATGTGGGATGGATATGTGGCGGTGCCATAATTCATCCATTATACGTACTAACGTCAGCTGCATGTATCAATGATGTGAGACATGTATTCGCCATCGCTGGCTATAATAAGTATGTAAAAACTGAAGATATGGACAAAGATGAATGCACCAAACGTACAAAGAAGAGAGTTGTCGCCAGGGCTTACCAAAAAG atataaataaaacaccgaGTCAAAAACATTGGAATTCAAGAGACATAAGCTTAGCGAAAGTGGAGTCACCGTATAACTTCAGGGACCCTGTCTACACACGTTATTGTTCGTACATGCCCGCGTCAATCAAAGTTAATTTCAACCGAGACTTCGAAATGCCAGGCACTGAAGTCATCACCTATGGGTGGGGACATAAAAATTACTTTCGACAG CGAGCAGATCTCAATGATCATAACGCAAGATTCGCAAACTATGCATCAACGGTGGTGATTGACAAGGAATTATGCAAGAAGATGCTAGTTGGACATTCCGATTTACAACTAAACGTTGAATATTTCCTCATCTGTACTGCTGGAGAGGGCAGTTTGGATGAAAGTGGAAAGATGAGTCAAGGTCCAGCTACTCCAAGGGCTTTCAATGGCAGCACTCCTGGAATATATCAGAGT GTATGGTCACGTGATAATTTGAATAATCGTAAAACTAACCACACAGACTTCACCGACATGAGAAGGCATGGGCCGTGCCag AACGATCACGGCGGTCCCCTCGTCACTTGGATTGGGGGTCGAGAGTACATCATAGGCGTCGCTACTGGCTTCCAAGTCAATAAACATATGCAATGCGTTGCTCCATATCTCTATACAAGTACATTTAGCAACGGGGAATTTATATACTGCGTGTTAAGAAA CACCCGACGTTCATCACAATGCGATATCCAATCAGAGCAAAAAGGCTATGAGATTGTTGAAGAAGACATTAGTTGGAACATTACGAGTAACATTGCCAGAAG tgccCATTTAGAAGATATGACCCCTGTGGTGGACAACACTAACGTTAAGAAAAAAACTAACATCTCGGAACCTTGGAAAAACGACAACTACTTTTTGAACTTACGAGCTAGGAACCATACAGATGACAAAACATAA
- the LOC118270184 gene encoding uncharacterized protein LOC118270184 isoform X2 translates to MDKDECTKRTKKRVVARAYQKDINKTPSQKHWNSRDISLAKVESPYNFRDPVYTRYCSYMPASIKVNFNRDFEMPGTEVITYGWGHKNYFRQRADLNDHNARFANYASTVVIDKELCKKMLVGHSDLQLNVEYFLICTAGEGSLDESGKMSQGPATPRAFNGSTPGIYQSVWSRDNLNNRKTNHTDFTDMRRHGPCQNDHGGPLVTWIGGREYIIGVATGFQVNKHMQCVAPYLYTSTFSNGEFIYCVLRNTRRSSQCDIQSEQKGYEIVEEDISWNITSNIARSAHLEDMTPVVDNTNVKKKTNISEPWKNDNYFLNLRARNHTDDKT, encoded by the exons ATGGACAAAGATGAATGCACCAAACGTACAAAGAAGAGAGTTGTCGCCAGGGCTTACCAAAAAG atataaataaaacaccgaGTCAAAAACATTGGAATTCAAGAGACATAAGCTTAGCGAAAGTGGAGTCACCGTATAACTTCAGGGACCCTGTCTACACACGTTATTGTTCGTACATGCCCGCGTCAATCAAAGTTAATTTCAACCGAGACTTCGAAATGCCAGGCACTGAAGTCATCACCTATGGGTGGGGACATAAAAATTACTTTCGACAG CGAGCAGATCTCAATGATCATAACGCAAGATTCGCAAACTATGCATCAACGGTGGTGATTGACAAGGAATTATGCAAGAAGATGCTAGTTGGACATTCCGATTTACAACTAAACGTTGAATATTTCCTCATCTGTACTGCTGGAGAGGGCAGTTTGGATGAAAGTGGAAAGATGAGTCAAGGTCCAGCTACTCCAAGGGCTTTCAATGGCAGCACTCCTGGAATATATCAGAGT GTATGGTCACGTGATAATTTGAATAATCGTAAAACTAACCACACAGACTTCACCGACATGAGAAGGCATGGGCCGTGCCag AACGATCACGGCGGTCCCCTCGTCACTTGGATTGGGGGTCGAGAGTACATCATAGGCGTCGCTACTGGCTTCCAAGTCAATAAACATATGCAATGCGTTGCTCCATATCTCTATACAAGTACATTTAGCAACGGGGAATTTATATACTGCGTGTTAAGAAA CACCCGACGTTCATCACAATGCGATATCCAATCAGAGCAAAAAGGCTATGAGATTGTTGAAGAAGACATTAGTTGGAACATTACGAGTAACATTGCCAGAAG tgccCATTTAGAAGATATGACCCCTGTGGTGGACAACACTAACGTTAAGAAAAAAACTAACATCTCGGAACCTTGGAAAAACGACAACTACTTTTTGAACTTACGAGCTAGGAACCATACAGATGACAAAACATAA